The nucleotide window GCTCTGCGCGCGCGACGCCCGCTGTGACGGCGAGTTCGTCTTCGCCGTACGCTCGACCGGCATCTACTGCCGCCCCAGCTGTCCGGCGCGGCGACCGCGACGCGATCGCGTGCAGTTCTTCGGCACCGCCGAGCAGGCCGAATCCGCCGGCTTCCGCCCGTGCCGGCGCTGCTGGCCGCAGGCGCAAAGCCCGGCCGAGCAGCTCGACACGCTGGTGGCAGCCGCCTGCCGCCTGCTGGACGAAGCGCCTGAGCCGCTGACGCTCGCCCAGCTGGCGGCGCGCATCGGCCTGTCGTCCTCGCACCTGGCGCGTGCGTTCAAGGCACGCACCGGCCTCACGCCCCGCGCCTGGGCCGCCGCGCGCCGGCGCGAGCGCCTGCAGGCACAGCTGCCCGTCGCCGATAACGTGCTCGATGCGGCGCTGGCCGCCGGCTACCCGAGCACCCGCGCGCTGTATGCCGAAGCGCAGGCGCTCAGCCCGGCACAGCGCCTGCGCAAGGGAGCCGGCGAGACCTTGCGCTACGCCATCGCCCCTTGCCCGCTGGGCCTGCTGCTGCTCGCCGCGAGCGAGCGCGGCGTCTGCGCGCTGCTGTTCGGCGACGACGAGCCGGCGCTGGAACAGGAGCTGCGCGAACGTTTCGCCGCCGCTCGCCTGCAGCGCGATCAGGCCGGTCTAGGCGACTGGCTGCAGGCCGTGGTCGGCCAGCTCGAAGAACCGGCGCGCGCGGCGAAGCTGCCGCTGGATCTGCGCGGCAGTGCCTTCCAGCAGCGGGTCTGGCAGGCCTTGCAGGCCATTCCGCCGGGGCAGACGCGGCGCTATGGAGAACTCGCCCACGCACTCGACAGTCATGCCCGCGCCGTCGCCCGCGCCTGCGCGAGTAATCCGGTTGGCCTGCTGGTGCCCTGTCATCGTGTGGTCGGCGCACAGCAGGCGCTGACCGGCTACCGCTGGGGGCTGGCGCGCAAGGCCGCGCTGCTCGCCGGCGAAGCGCGGGAGAAGCCGGGAGACTGACGGCGTTTTTGCGGTCCGATGTTGTGTCGAGGCTTCTCGCCGCCGCACCGGACCCGCGCCATGACCGACCTTAAACGCTACCGCATCCATTACCGCATCAACGGCGCGCCCGCCTCGCTGCTGCTGAGTGCCTTCGAGGAACCGAGCCTGGAACAAGCCGAACTGGAAATCCTCCTAGCGCACGTACGCAACCCGCAGGCGGCGGTCGACGCGCCGTGGGAATCGCCGCTGCGCGCCAGTGAGCACAGCCGCATGGCCGAGCTGGGCGTCAGCGATATCCAGATCGAAGAAGAGTG belongs to Pseudomonas phenolilytica and includes:
- the ada gene encoding bifunctional DNA-binding transcriptional regulator/O6-methylguanine-DNA methyltransferase Ada, translating into MLDHDRCWEALCARDARCDGEFVFAVRSTGIYCRPSCPARRPRRDRVQFFGTAEQAESAGFRPCRRCWPQAQSPAEQLDTLVAAACRLLDEAPEPLTLAQLAARIGLSSSHLARAFKARTGLTPRAWAAARRRERLQAQLPVADNVLDAALAAGYPSTRALYAEAQALSPAQRLRKGAGETLRYAIAPCPLGLLLLAASERGVCALLFGDDEPALEQELRERFAAARLQRDQAGLGDWLQAVVGQLEEPARAAKLPLDLRGSAFQQRVWQALQAIPPGQTRRYGELAHALDSHARAVARACASNPVGLLVPCHRVVGAQQALTGYRWGLARKAALLAGEAREKPGD